The genomic DNA ATCCAAGCTCGGCCGGAAATACTTCACCGAAGCGGCGCAGAGTAAAATCCACACGGCCGCCACGATGATCGTGACGCGGGTAAACAAGTCGCCGGCTTTGGTGCCGAAGGCGCTTTGGCCTCCCATGCCGCCGAGCGCGCCGGCGAGGCCGCCGCCCCGTCCGCGCTGCACGAGCACGAGCAAGATGAGGAACACCGAGATGATGAACAACAAAGTCTTAATCAAGAAGATCATTTAGCTTTTGACTCCGGCCGCGATTCCCAAAAAGTCGGCGGCCTTCAGGCTCGCTCCGCCGACCAAGGCTCCGTCCACATTCGGTTGCGACATCAATTCGACCGCGTTACTGGGCTTCACGCTACCGCCGTAGAGGATGCGCACCTTTTGGGAAAGCGGCTCATTGTAGCGTTGAGCGATCAGTTTGCGAAGGTCGGCATGCACTTCTTCCGCCTGCTCCGGGCTGGCCGTCAGGCCGGTGCCGATCGCCCAAACCGGTTCGTAGGCGATGACGATCTTTTCCATCTGCTCGGCCGAAATTCCGGCCAAAGAGCCCTCGAACTGCTTCCGGATCACATCTTTGGTCCGGTTTTCTTGCCGCTCGGCCAACAGCTCGCCGACGCAGACGATCGGGCTGATCCCGGCCGCCAAGGCCGCGAGGGTCTTCTTATTCACCACGGCGTCGGTCTCGCCCAGTATCGTCCGGCGCTCGCTATGGCCGAGGATCACGTATTTGCACTCGAGGTCGACGACCATCGTGGCGGCCGTTTCGCCGGTGTAGGCACCCGGAGCTTCGGGATACAAATTCTGCGGCCCCCACGCGACGGCCGAGCCTTTCAAGACTTGGCGCACCGCATCGACGTAGACCGTGGCGGGAAACACGGCGAGCTCGCATTGCGGATAGTTCTTAGCACCGTCGGCCACGGCGCCGGCCAGGGCGACCGACTCGCTGCGGGTGAGGTTCATCTTCCAATTGCCGGCGATGAGCGGGGTTCGCATGCTTGCTCTCTCGATTCTCTCGTGCTGAGTGTTCGTTGGGTGGACTACAGGTTTGCCTTATCGACCGCCGGGCTTGCGATGCGAAAGCCGCTCGAGGCGGCTCCGAAGACGAACGAAGTTCGCCAGGGCGAAGTCTGCACGATGGCCGCGAAATTGTCTAGCGGCTCGGAACGACAGGGCCCGTTATTTTCGCGAGACGGGACTAGAAGACCGAGAAGACGCGGCCCGAGCGTGCGAGACGGAGCCCGTTACCCGACCGGCTCGGCCTTCGCATACGACCCTAACACTTCGAGCCGGAGGGTCTTCTTCTCCAACGATTTCAGGGCGTTGCGCACTTTCAGATCGGTTTCGTGGCCGTCGAGTTCGACGAAGAACATGTAGCCCCCTTCGGGCCGCGCGATCGGAAACGATTCGATCCAAGTGAGATTCAGCTTGGCGCGCTTGAAGGCGTTCATCGCGTCGGCCAGCGCTCCCGGTTTGTGCGGCACCTCGAACATCACCGAGAGCTTATCGCGGCCCGTTCGGGCAGCCGATGCTTCGCCGATGACGAAGAAGCGCGTGACGTTCGATTGATTGTCTTCGATGTTCTCTGCCAAGAGATTCAAACCGTAAACCGCCGCGGCTTGCGCGCCGGCCACGGCAGCCACCTCCGGGCGCGAGCGGGCCGTTTGGGCGGCGGCGATCGTGCTGGCGACTTCGACCAACCGCGCTTCCGGCAGATGCCGCGAGAGCCAATTGCGGCACTGCGACAACGCCTGCGGCTTGCTATGCACTTCGGTAATGCCGGCCCTCGGGCCGACGCCAAGCAGGCTATGGTGGATCGCCAACGGCACCTCGCCGCAGACGCGTACCCGGAGCCGGGTGAACATGTCGAGCGTGTCGGCAACTCGCCCGTCCGTCGAGTTTTCGACCGGCACGACCCCAAAGTCGGCCTGACCTCGGTTCACTTCCTCGAAGACGGCCGAAATGCTCCCAACCGGGACTTGGTCGATCGACTGGCCGAAACGGCTCAGCACCGCGAGATGGCTGTAAGTGTAGGCCGGCCCGAGAAACGCGACCTGGGTCTTGCGTTGCAGCTTCCGCCAACCGCTGGCAAGCTCCCGATAGACGTTCTGCAGCGTCGCGAGGTCGAGCGGACCTTCGTTCATAGCCTCGGCATCGGCCGGGAGGCTATCGAACGCGGGGGGAATCGCATGGGGTTGGTGAGTTGCAGCCCCGGCCTCGGCTGCGGAGGTGCCGCTGGTTTGCACGGCCAATTCGGCTCGGCGATTGAGCAGGGCGATGAGTTCGCGGTCGAGCTTCTCGCGTCGGCGGCGCAGAGCTTCCGGCCCTTCGGCTTGGGGCGGCGACTTCTTTTTGTCGGGCGTTTCAGACACCTAAATCACCTGCTAGCGGAGCGGCCTGCGAGTGCCCCGCTTCCCTCTGTGAAACTGCCAAAATGACAACGCCGCTCATTCGTTCCCTAACATGCCAAAACGACAGCCTTGAAGAACGAATCGGCTGGCTAAATATACCGTTGGATTTCTTGCGAGCAGGCGTAAATGTCCTAAGCTAAGCGATTTAACGACTCAATTTTCAGACATTATGCCCGGCGAACGGCGCTGGCACAAACTTTGCTTTATTTGAGGTTCGTCGCTCACAGCCCGCCACAAACGCAGGCCGATCGACGCGAAACCGCATTTCCAACCAGCGCGCCGTTCGGCGCGAACTCAGTATAGCCGCATCAAGAAGGAGACACTTCATGGCAAAAGGCGAGAAGATCATCGGGATCGATTTAGGGACGACCAACTCCGTGGTCTCGATCATGGAAGGGAACGAGCCGAAGGTAATTCCCAACGCCGACGGCAACCGACTCACGCCGAGCGTGGTCGCGTTTACCGACAAAGGCGACATCCCGGTCGGCGAGCCGGCTCGGCGGCAAGCGGTGACGAACCCGCAACGGACGGTCTACTCGATCAAGCGCTTCATGGGCCGCAGGCACAGCGAAGTCGCATCGGAAGAGAAGATCGTGCCGTATAAGGTCGTCGGCGCGCAGAACGAATACGTGAAGGTGCAGATCGGCGACAAGCAGTATACCCCGCCGGAAATTTCGGCGATGGTGCTGCGCAAGCTCAAGGAAGCGGCCGAGTCGTACCTCGGGCATAAGGTCAACAAGGCGGTCATCACCGTCCCGGCTTACTTCAACGACGCGCAGCGCCAGGCGACGAAAGACGCCGGCCAGATCGCCGGCCTCGAAGTGATGCGGATCATCAACGAGCCCACCGCGGCCGCGATGGCCTATGGGCTCGATAAGAAGAAGAACGAGAAGATCGTCGTCTTCGATCTCGGCGGCGGTACGTTCGACGTCTCGATCCTCGACGTTGCGGAAGGTGTGTTCCAGGTCATCAGCACCAACGGCGACACCCACCTCGGCGGCGACGACTTCGACCAAGTTCTCATCAACTACTGCGCCGACGAATTCAAGCGCGACAACGGCATCGACCTCCGCAAAGACCCGATGGCGCTCCAGCGATTGCAAGAGGCTTGCGAGAAGGCGAAGAAGGAGCTCAGCACGCAAAACTCGACCGACATCAATCTGCCGTTCATCACGGCCGACGCGTCGGGTCCGAAGCATTTGCAGATGAATATCAATCGTGCCAAGTTCGAGCAGTTGGTCGATCACCTGATCGAGCGCTGCCGCGGCCCGGTGGAACAGGCGCTTAAAGATGCGAAATTCTCCACTTCCCAAATCGACGAAGTCGTGCTCGTCGGCGGTTCTACGCGAATCCCGAAGGTGCAAGAGCTCGTCAAGAAGATGTTCGGCAAAGAGCCCCACAAGGGCGTGAACCCGGACGAGGTCGTAGCGATCGGCGCCGCGATTCAAGGGGGCGTGCTCGCCGGCGAAGTGCAAGACGTGCTGTTGCTCGACGTGACCCCGCTGTCGCTCGGTATCGAGACCCTCGGCGGCATCATGACGAAGCTCGTCGAGCGCAACACGACGATTCCGACCGAGAAGAAGCAAACCTTCAGCACGGCCGACGACAACCAATCGGCCGTGACGATCAAGGTGTATCAAGGCGAACGTGAGATGGCCGCCGACAACCGGCTGCTCAACACGTTCAACCTGGAAGGCATTCCGCCGGCCCCGCGCGGCATGCCGCAGATCGAAGTGAAGTTCGATATCGACTCCAACGGCATCTTGAACGTGACCGCGAAAGACCTCGGCACGGGCAAGGAGCAGAAGGCGACGATTCAACAATCGAGCGGTCTCTCCGAT from Planctomycetia bacterium includes the following:
- the secG gene encoding preprotein translocase subunit SecG, yielding MIFLIKTLLFIISVFLILLVLVQRGRGGGLAGALGGMGGQSAFGTKAGDLFTRVTIIVAAVWILLCAASVKYFRPSLDTQFADNSPAVTTGVEPGVPLPNANPPAATAPAGTAPAPVGTAPAGSAPAATGTGS
- the pheA gene encoding prephenate dehydratase translates to MSETPDKKKSPPQAEGPEALRRRREKLDRELIALLNRRAELAVQTSGTSAAEAGAATHQPHAIPPAFDSLPADAEAMNEGPLDLATLQNVYRELASGWRKLQRKTQVAFLGPAYTYSHLAVLSRFGQSIDQVPVGSISAVFEEVNRGQADFGVVPVENSTDGRVADTLDMFTRLRVRVCGEVPLAIHHSLLGVGPRAGITEVHSKPQALSQCRNWLSRHLPEARLVEVASTIAAAQTARSRPEVAAVAGAQAAAVYGLNLLAENIEDNQSNVTRFFVIGEASAARTGRDKLSVMFEVPHKPGALADAMNAFKRAKLNLTWIESFPIARPEGGYMFFVELDGHETDLKVRNALKSLEKKTLRLEVLGSYAKAEPVG
- the dnaK gene encoding molecular chaperone DnaK, whose translation is MAKGEKIIGIDLGTTNSVVSIMEGNEPKVIPNADGNRLTPSVVAFTDKGDIPVGEPARRQAVTNPQRTVYSIKRFMGRRHSEVASEEKIVPYKVVGAQNEYVKVQIGDKQYTPPEISAMVLRKLKEAAESYLGHKVNKAVITVPAYFNDAQRQATKDAGQIAGLEVMRIINEPTAAAMAYGLDKKKNEKIVVFDLGGGTFDVSILDVAEGVFQVISTNGDTHLGGDDFDQVLINYCADEFKRDNGIDLRKDPMALQRLQEACEKAKKELSTQNSTDINLPFITADASGPKHLQMNINRAKFEQLVDHLIERCRGPVEQALKDAKFSTSQIDEVVLVGGSTRIPKVQELVKKMFGKEPHKGVNPDEVVAIGAAIQGGVLAGEVQDVLLLDVTPLSLGIETLGGIMTKLVERNTTIPTEKKQTFSTADDNQSAVTIKVYQGEREMAADNRLLNTFNLEGIPPAPRGMPQIEVKFDIDSNGILNVTAKDLGTGKEQKATIQQSSGLSDAEIEKMRKDAELHATEDKKKRELAEARNQADSMCFQMEKLIKEHADKLKDNDKKPLEDAIAKAREASKGDNPDTIKAAITELEHASNAMSKVLYEAGKGAEGAPNAGAGPEAQASGGAKGGDDDAIDAEFEVKK
- the tpiA gene encoding triose-phosphate isomerase, with product MRTPLIAGNWKMNLTRSESVALAGAVADGAKNYPQCELAVFPATVYVDAVRQVLKGSAVAWGPQNLYPEAPGAYTGETAATMVVDLECKYVILGHSERRTILGETDAVVNKKTLAALAAGISPIVCVGELLAERQENRTKDVIRKQFEGSLAGISAEQMEKIVIAYEPVWAIGTGLTASPEQAEEVHADLRKLIAQRYNEPLSQKVRILYGGSVKPSNAVELMSQPNVDGALVGGASLKAADFLGIAAGVKS